In the Bombiscardovia apis genome, TTTATTTTTGTAAGCAAAAAAAGTTGCCTGCCGCAAATTATAGCGACAGGCAACCATTAACTAGACAAAAATGAACACTGTTTCAACCCTCGCCTATGATAGGCGACAGTTGCAATATTATCTGAAGTACGAACCAAAGAGGTTCTAGAAGACCATTGGAGATGAGCAGGAGACGGAAGCGTTGGAACCAGTGGCTTCATTGTAGTCTTTTTGCTCGCCGTCGACCAATACCTCACAAGTGACCTTACGGTCGGCATTTTCGCTGCTATCCATGGAAAAATCGCCCATTACAATCGCTGAGACCATCTTTTTAGCCGCATCGCCAGAAAACTCCTTCTCCCAAGTTCCGGAAAATTTATCTTGGCTAGACGAACCAGTCGGACCATAGGTCACACTCCCCGAGCCCTGACTGATAGTTGCTTTGATAACGATAGTGCCTTGGCCCTTGCTCTTCGATTTGCTCTTATCGCCGGACTTTTCCGCTTGCGCGTTTTTGCCTACCTCGCTAGAAGTGTCTGAGCTGCCAGCCTTGCGCGAGCTAGATGTCGCAGTATCTTTATCAACAGAATCGAGAGCTTTGGAGAATGAAGACTGCATACCCAAAGTTATAAGCATTGCTAAAACAGACAGCACAACACCTGCAATAGCAAGCCCTTTACCCTTTTTATGCCCTTTTTTGCCGGAAGCACGCCAGCCCACAATACCAAAAATGAGCCCCAGAATGGCCAATATAAACGCAAGGTTATTAATAATTGGAATGAAGGAGAGGACGAGGCCGATAATTCCCAAGACCAAGGCACTCACTGCCATAGCGCTCATACTGCGCTGATTCATAGGAGAACCGTGACCGGAACCGTTGAAATTCCCGCCAGAGCCGCCACCCATATATGGATCTCGCGGCCCGTTTGGCATGTTGGGCGCGCTGGGCACACCGTTAGTGAAATCAAAATCACCCCCAAAGCCATCGTCCCCCATGTTTCGGGCCGAATCCGTTCGCGCATCTGCCCCACCATTGCCCGGACCAAAATTACTCATCGTAGCTCCTTACTGCTCTTACTTACTCTCCACACAAGCTCGTAGACATGTTTCCAATGCCCCACCAGCACCCCAGAAGCACACTGCCTTCCACAGCATGTTCAGCCTATGCTGTGGAAGAAAGCAGCACTAGTGTCCGAAAGGGAGGACTTTCCTGCCCAAAAGGGCAAAAGCTGCATGGTAAACTCTCCCTCTGGAACACTGCCGTCAGTTCAATATCTGCTCTATTCTGGAAGATGTCAGAAAAACGCAGAGCACAATCAGCCTTGAAAACCAATGCTGAAACGGGTGCCTACAGCTGTGCAGAAGGAAGACGACCGCGTGAAGAGTATGCAGGGAGAACTTGCGAGATGGGTCACTAGCGATCCAGAAGATGCAGTGCCCGTGCGCACACGCCGTTGGTCCACTTGGCTGACGATAATTCTGTCATCTGTTTTTGCGATGGTAGAGGTTGCTGCAATTGGTAATACTGCATCAGCGCAACACAACGATGGCGCGTACTTGTGGGCACTTTTAGGAACTATAGCCGCTTTGGTCCTTCCATTTTTAATCTTGCGCAAACGCGACGACCACCCTTATATCAGCTCTCTTCTGGCAAGCTTTTCTACGATTTTCTTACCATTTGACATGCTGCTTTGTCTTATGTGTCTCACTTCACTTATTGCTCGACGCAAACGATTAGATAAGTTAGTACCCAGTTCAATGCTTGCAGCGTTTGCCTGCGAGTTTGCTTTGGTGAGAGACGTAAAGCTACCCGCGAACTTTTCGTTTTTGCGCGGATTTGTGCCAGATATACACCAAATAAACTGGACGCTATACGCATTAATTATCGGATTTCTCGGCTTAGGAATTGCAGTAGCCTGCGGTATTTATATCCGTTTACGCGCCACTACTGTACAGGCCACCGAACAGGCCAGCGTCCAGAAAGAACGCACGCAACAATTGCAAGCCAACTTAAGCAACCAGCAAGTAGCAGATGCGATAGCGGTTGAAGCCCACGACACCCTTGCACATAGCCTTTCTCTGATAGGTCTCAACGCGTCAGCCCTGAAAGTTGAAGCAGACAAATTACAAAACCACCCTGATAACCTCACTCAATTAAACTCACAAACATACGCCCAAGCCGCCCACGACATCGCCCTGAGAGCAGAAGATATTCGTAAACAGGCAGCAGGAGCACTCGACGAAACCCACTCCGTTATCGATATGCTCCGGCACCCTGATGAAGTAATGAAAGAGATGCAGCCGGACCCGCAAACGGCACTTACTCGGCCAGCTTTAGAAGACATCATTCGTCAATCACGGGGCTCCGGCATGAAACTCGACACTTGGATAGATGTAGAAAATCTCAGTCAGTTGGATCCTCCAATCGGCAAGGTTGCTTACCGCGTCATTCAAGAAGGACTCACCAACGCCCGCAGACACGCACCCGGCCAACCCATCTCTTTAGAAGTGACTGCGCGACCAGACGCGGGCATACACGTACATCTCAGCAATCCCATGCCACCTACACAGGCTATAGATCAAGCAACTACTCCAATTCATTTGAGTACAAGCGAAGATGCAGGTCAGAACACCTTGCCAGCAATGCCCAACAATAGTTTTATCGGAGCAACTCCCGCACAAAATAATCAAGCAAACAAACGATTAGGAGGCAACGGGTTAAAAGGCCTGACGGCACGTACAGCTTCATTCGGCGGACACTGTGCTTTTGGAGTCGATAATCACGATCTTTTCAACCTCGACGTGACCCTTCCTTTTGTGTTGGTCAGTTCGTCCCAGCAGCCTTACAATTCTTAGTTATATTCTACGGACCAACCGCTGGACCGCCTTACAGTTACGATGGTAAGTATGGAGCACACAAGGGGCATAAGCGCATCATCCGAGGAAAACTGTGGGCAAGAGCAGCCTATTCCAGCACCCATTCGCGTCAGTATCGTAGACGATGACCCGATGATTTGCCAAGCAATGGCCCTAATTATCAACACTTCCTCATCCGGGCGAGTAACGGTTATATCAACGGCACAAAATGCGGCTGACGCTTTAAAACACGCTCAGAAAGAGCATCCAGATATCGTTCTCATGGATTTAGCTATGCCCGGCATCTCAGGCATCGAAGCTACCGCAAAGCTCCGCTCTTTGCCCAACCCTCCGCATGTGCTCGTGCTCACATCGCTCAGCCCTTCTACCACAGTGGAGCATGCAGTAGAGGCGGGCGCGGAAGGTTTTATTTCCAAGACTGATCCTCCGGAAGAAATCGTAGATCGCATTATAGGCGCATACTCTGGTGATCCACAGTTTAATTTAGTGAGCCAACGGCAACTGATTACTAGGCTCACTGCTAGCCAACCTATGACACGACGCAACGAAGCGCGCACGCTCCTCTACAGCTTGACCGACCGCGAGCGCCAAGCCACTCTCCTCGCAGCAGAAGGATACACCAACCAAGAAATTGCTGAGCGCATGTATGTTAGCGAGCGCACAGTGAAGGCCCATCTCTCTTCAACTTGTGACAAGCTGTGCATGAGCCGAGTGCAGCTCGCCCGGTTGGTTGAGCGAGCTGACTTGGATACGACACAGACCGAACCAGGTATTGATTAGGCAGCATTGAGATACTGTCTGCCCGCACCACCCACTCCTCACCCGAGGAGGGAGAGGAGGTCGTTTTTGGTTAGGGTGGAGATGGTGGGAGCTGTGGACGAGGCGGAGTCTACGAAGCGGGCGGCTAGGTCGGACTTGGTGTGTTGGAGGTTGAGGATGCGCTCCTCGATAGTGTCCTTGGCCACGATTTGATAGACGTTGACATCTTGGGTCTGGCCGATGCGGTGGGCACGGTCGTTGGCCTGCTCTTGGGCCGCGGCGTTCCACCAAGGATCGGCGTGAACCACTACGCAGGCGCCGGTCAAATTCAGACCCGTATTGCCGGCCTTGAGCGAAATGAGGAAGACGGGGGTGTCGTCCGTATTAAAGCTGTCGACCAACTCCAGTCGCTTCTTCTTAGGCGTCGCACCAGTTATAACGTTGTACTCCACGCCCTTTTGACGCAAACGCTCGGCAATCAAGTCCAAATATGAGGTAAACTGCGAGAAAATGAGCATCTTCCGGCCGGCATCTTGGCAAGATTCTACCAATTCCTCAATCGCATCCAGCTTGGCAGAAGACACCTTTTTCGACTCAAGCGCAGCCTTACCCGCCTGCTCAGCCAATTCCTGCTCAGCTATACTTGCGATTTCTGCCGGCTTGCCGAAGGACTGCGGCCCGTTTGCAACGCGTGCAATCTCCGCCGCTGCCTCAGGCACGCCTTCACCCACATTGCTAAAGAGCAGGCGCGGATCGCAGCAGGCTTGGCGCAAACGTGTCAGCTGTGCCAAAACTTGCAGCTTGTCGTTCTTAAACTCCACGTCGCGCTGCTTGTTGAGCGTGAGCCTAAGTCGCTGCTCCAAAGCCGCGTAAATCCGCCGCTGCTCACCCTCCAGCTGCACAGTAATCACGTTCTCAATCTTGTCGGGCAAATCCTTCAACACGTCTGCCTTACGCCTGCGCAGAATGAAGGGCCCCACAAAAGCCTGAAGTCTGGCTTGCGCGTCTTCATCCCCGCTCAAAATTGGCAGCTCAAAGCGGTCGCGGAAATGCCTATATGAGCGCAAAATGCCGGGCATGAGGAAGTCGAAAATAGACCAGAGCTCAGAAAGGCGATTCTCGATAGGCGTGCCAGTCAAGGCAAAGCGGTGGCGAGCGTCGAGCTTACGCACCGCTTGGGCAGCCTTGGTAGAGTGATTCTTTATATATTGCGCCTCGTCCAAGGTCACGCAATACAGAGCCAATCCCTTGTAATCCTCGATATCTCGGCGCAGCAAATCGTAAGAAGTGACCAGCACATCGTAGCGCCCAGCCTGGCTCAATACCTGCCTGCGCTCATCTTTACTACCGGCCACAGTCGCTACGGAGAGCTCGGGCACAAACTTATTGCATTCGGCAGCCCAGTTGTAGACCAGCGAGGCGGGGCACACAATTAAGCTAGGCCCAATCTTGCGCGCTTCCTCCCGTTTGGAATCGAGGAAGGAGAGCAGCTGCACCGTCTTACCCAGGCCCATTTCGTCGGCTAAAATACCACCGAAGCCCTTGTCGCAGGCCGCACTCAGCCAGCGGAAGCCCTCCTCCTGGTAGGGTCGCAGCACTCCCTGGAGCTCAGCGGGCAGCTGGTAACTGCTTGGATCAACACTCTTAAGATTGTTGATATATCCGCGGAAAGCCTCATCTTTATGGTCCTCTTCAACTTGAGCATCCCAATAGTAGGCCTCGTAAGCGGGAACTGTAATGGGCCCGGATTCCAGCTCCTCGGCTTTGATGCCCATGTCAGCTTCGGCCTCTTCGAGCGCAGACATATCCGCGTGGGCCAAGTCCACAAAAGCGCCGCCGCGTAAACGATGGAAACGCTGCTTTTTGCGGTAACTTTCCAGCAGGGCAGGCACTTCTTCGGGGTCAATTTCATCGGCCAGAGCAGAAATCTCAACCAGCCCAGACTTAATAGAGAGCCCCAAGCGAACCATAGTATGCGAGCCCGTGGTGAGACCGTCGAAGGCCGGCGTGGAATACACTTCACCCAAGCGCCGCAGAATCGGCAGGCCCTCGGTAAGCAGTTTATAAATCGCCTTATCGTCGGACTCGGCAATGCGGGTCACAATCCCCTGCGGCTCCGGGAAGTAATGCCGAGCAGCCTCAACTGCCAAGCGCTCAGTAGACTTGTCTCGCACCACCGGTTCGTGGGCACCGATTCCGCTAAACACGTGGAAGCGCTGGTCGCCGTAGCGCGCTTGCAAATCGCAGGAAACACCTTCGCTATCTCGGTCCAAGTAGACCTCAATCACGCATGGCAGGCGGCGCATGGTGAGCAACTCCGGGGGCAGTAGAGCGCGCAAACCGTTCTGAGTGCTGCGCTCAGCTGGCACAACCCCAATTTCGCTCTTCTCGTTGCCCTCGTCATCACCCTCATCATCGTTATCATCAGGCGAAGCAACTTGCGGGTTCAGAGCCGGCAATACGGTGTGGGAGAATGTCTCCACATCGTCGGCCCCTAAATACAGGCCCTCATCTTCCTTATGCTCACTACTCGACGGGCTGCACAAGACTTGAATGAGCTTGCGATTGTCCGAAAGAGCCTTGGAGCAGCGGTAAATAGTGATATTCCCGTTGCCCAAGAACGTGTTGGTACCCACTGGCCAAGCCACCATGAAGGAGACGCGGTGACCCACTACGAAGCGGTCGACCGTGAGCCGATGCCGAATCACATATCCCTGAGCCGCTGAACGCCCGCCATTGCCAGCAGCACCCGCAGCACCCGCCGAGGCAGGCTCTACTCGTAGCCCTAAGTCGGGATCGCCACTAACTACAGTAACCGCGTGCGCCTGCGTGTTCGACCTGCCGCCCGGCGCATAATCCACACTCAGCCCAGTGTCGGTATACAAATCCAAGACATCGCTGACCTCTTCCTCAGACAGCATCATTTGCCCCAAAGCGCCCCGGTGCTGGCGGTAATAGCCAATCATCCCCTCTTGCCCGCTGGAACGAATCTCGACGCCTCGCTGGAGGATGTCAAGCAAACCGCGCGAAGCCGGGTCGAAACTGTCTCGCGAATGCACGAAAGCCAGCTTTTGACCGTAGGAATAAAAGAGCCCGTTGCTGCTCGCTTGCAGGAGGGAGTCTATATCTTTGACCGCATAAGAAACGTGGCGTGAAGGTACAGCAATGCGCAAACGTAAGTCCCAGCCCGAACCAGAATACGACAGGTTGGGCCGCAAATTCACGCTGCCAATGGCCAAATGCAGGCCGCCAGCTGCCGAGACTGCGGTGAGTTCACCGTTCGATTCGGCACTACCCGAGACCTCTTTAAGCAGGGCCACTTCGCGCGCCCGCCGCTGCTTTTGCTGCTCTTTACTGGCCTCAATCATGAAGTCTTGCAGGTCGCGTGAGGTTTGCTGACGCCCGCTTTGCACCGGCTGGCCCGTCTGTTCAAAGAGCTCCGGCGATTCGTTGTAAACCATCACCAGCGCCACCACATGTTTGCAGACCGCCCCTAAGCGCCCGAAAGCGGGGCAGGTGCAGCCCGAAGAAGTCACGCTTCCCGTGTCTAAATCAATATGGGCACTGACTTGGTAATCGTCGGAAAGTTGGTAAGAGTTTTCGACAGTTGCGCTCAAATCGAGCTCGCGCCCCTGAGCTCGGCAGGCAAAACCACGTATGTGCTTGGATTGCACCACTTCGTAGGCCCGGAAGTAAGCGCCGCGCCCTATGCGTTTTAACTCAGCTTCAGACACGACTTCTAAGCGCCCGAAGGCTTTGCCGTCCGCGCTATCATCTGCATAATCGTAGCCATCATCATCGGGCCCAAACCCGTAGTTACTCTCTCGCCCAGCTCTGGCTCCATATACAGAAGCGTGCCAATCCAAATTATCCCGCCTTTCGTTGTACCAGCAAACTTTAAGCTTACCTCCTTTTGCCGCGCCACGCTTATAGACAGCTGTGAGCACAAGTCGGGCCGGCAACCGGCCGCGGCAAGGAAGGTGACTAAGGCCATATAGGCATTGCACAAGGGCTCATAATGTGACTTCGCACACAATAGAGCGCCGAAACTGTCGAATTAGTGGAACGACACCACGTTCTACACAGCTTATCCATTTTGAGCTTCGTATAATGGGCAACACTATAGCCATGTGTGCTCGGTTGGGCGTAGCGCACAAGGTTCGCAAACGGACACAGTTGTACCCGTCCGCGAATGGGGGAAAATTAGGAGAACATGTATTCGGGGGATAAACGCGGTACCGAGAGGGGTGATGCGACACACGGTCGCTACTCCTCCCGTTTTCTGCGCCTAGCAGTTGCATTATTCGTACTCGTGGCGCTCAGCGGCAGCATGATTGCACTAGGCCTAGGCCAAATGAACAGCTCCGCGGAAGATACTGGAAGCGCACCAGCGGGCGCTTCTTCGCCAACATCCTCAGCAGATTCGTCTGCATCACCCACTCCTTTCCCCGCACCTTCTGGCCAACCGTCAGCCAGCCCGGGCACTTCACTAAGTGACCACGCCAAGGGGATTGCTCAGAGCTCCACGGCTCCGGGCTCGCTTACTGCTCCTTCGGCACAGCTTGGTCAGGACAGCTTCCCTGCCAAACCCAAAATGGCGCCTCGCGGAGAGGCAGTGCCTTTCGGCGCAACGATTGACAGCAACCCAAATTGCACAGTAACTAACACCGTCAACGGCAATGATCACACCGATTATTGGACTTGGACATACAACACCCGTGATAATACAGCCGCAATTAAGGCAATTGCGAACAAACCCGCGTTGTATTTCAACAATGCCTGCATCAAACTTCCCAGCAAAGTCGTATACAACGGAACCGAATATAAAGTTGTAACCGTTGACTACGGTGCTATGTCTTACGCAAGAGATGCAGAGTTGCCCAGCCCCAACAGCATTGAACAGATTGACATTCCAGACACCGTCACCTTGGTGTACGCCTTCGCCTTCTTATACACACCCATCCGCCACGTGCACTTGTCACAAAATCTGGAGACCATCAGCTACAAGGCCTTCGGCGGAAGCAACATGCAAGATATTGACTTTTCCCAAAGCCCGAATTTGAAGATAATCGAAGAGTCAGCTTTCTCAGTGAATCAATTCAAGCATCTCGATTTGAGACCGCTTGAAGGCCATATTCAAACGCTCGGTGCGGGTGCTTTCCGCTGGAATCAGATTACTGACTTACAACTTCCAGCCACTCCTCTGCCGATCACAACACCGCAAACTGTCAACGATCTACCAGATAAAGACCACAATGTGAACTGGAAATCGGCCGTGGCTTGGCAGCAGCCGGAGGAGCACCTTACCCCACAGGAGAGCAATCCTCAGCCTGCAAACCCCCAAATCACCATCAACCAACTGTTCAAACGAATCGAATTCGGAAGCTCTAATCTCACCAACATTCCGTTCACTTTCCACGTGCACACCGCAGATTCAGACCTGCCGACGTCCGGAGTCTTTAGAGTAAGCGACATGTGCGAGTTCACCGGCGACAGGGCGAGCGGCACTTCATCTAATTGCAGCACCGGGCATGCTTCAGATCCAATCGTTTTTGATACCAGCAGCAAAACGTTTACCCTCAAACCCTCGGTAAAAAGCTTCATTTTCCGTTGGGATTACGCGGATGCCAATAGCAACTTGCTCTACCATGGGCAGTACATAGTGCGCGTGCAATACAAAGCAACCATGTATTGCCCCACTGCCACGAATCCAAGCGAATTGTGCACTTGGGATGACCCTTCAATAGTTAATCCGCAAGTAGTGCAGTCCGGTAAGCAGGTAGTCGAGCCAGCGAAAGACCCGAAGAAGGCCTGTAATACAGACGGGTACTGCTATTCGTTTAGCCGCTGGACCACTGATTTTGCAGGTACAACCGATTACTCCTTCTCCCAACCTGTAAGCGGCCCTGTGAAGCTCTACGCGCAGTGGGAAATTCTTATGGCTCTGCCTCCTGCCGGCGAAGTGCCCAAGGTGTATTGGTCTAGCCTGGCGCTCATGACTCTTGCCTTTTCCGGTGGAATCGGCTTATGCGGCCGCAAAGCGTATTCCGTCTTGAGAGCAGCCCCAACTCGGCGACCACGAGCCTAGGTTTATCAAGTATCCGGAGCTGCCCTCCTCCCCCCGAAGAATACTTGATAAAGTCAACCATTCGAATCTGCCAACCAAAGAAGAGCGCCCGGCTTGCGTAGCGCGCAAAACTGCGCGAAGGCCTGCCCGCAAAACTCTTTCAGGAAAGTTCCAGCCGCGTAGCATAAGCTACCTCAGGAGTTTGGGTGGCCGAGAAGATACACTGAAACTCGTATATCGAGGCTACAAGATTGAGCTGCCCGAGTACTGACTGTGCCGGCAAACACAGGGCAGGTGGGCGCATGAAGTGGGAAGGATGCCATGTTCGTCCTGAAGAACGCATGGAGAGCAATCGCACGAAACAAGGCGCGCAACATTACGTTCCTTATTGTCTGCATAGCAGTGACCGCATCGGGCCTAGTGGGCCTAACTATTGTGCGAGCAGACGACGCCACGCGCACCACCATTTATGACACCCAGCGGGTCGATGCCATAGTCACGCCTAAGGCAGACGGCAAGGGCAAAGGCCAGAGCGCTAAGCCCCTGGGCTGGGAGCAGTACTCCAAGTATGCTCAATATTTGCAGCTCGATTCCGTGCAGTTCAACGTGTACTACTATGAGACCGCGCCCGCCACTTTCAGCGACATCAAAGCAGTGGGGCCAGATGGCAGCAGCCTCCAACTGGTCGGATTGTCTGACGCTTCAGCCCTCGCCAAGGGCCCCTACGGCAGCGTAAAGCGCACGGAAGGCAAAGACATCGACTTCTCGGGCAATTCGTCCGACACCGTGCTCGTCTCTCAGGCTCTCGCTACCGCCAACAAGCTCAAGGTTGGCTCCACCCTCAAGATGGCAGACGCAAAAGATGCCTCTAAAACCACTGACATGCACGTGGCCGGCATTTACGAATCGAAGGGCAAGGACGCGAGCGGAGCGGCAGCCAACGCCGTATATACCAATTTCACAGCCTTCTCTAGTGGCAGTTTCGACCAAGCCAGCAATCCCGGAGACAAGGGCCACGAGCTCAAGATTGTCTTCCAAATGCAAAATCCTAAAGACTACGAGCAGTTCAAGAAGTCCTTCAAGCGCGGCGGTCTCAACACTAAAGAATACGAGATTTCCTCTCCCAGCCTTGAGGCTTACAACAAGTCGGTGCAGCCCTTGCACGATGAAGTCTCTCGCATGAAAATAGCACTGGTTGTAATTCTCATCTTCGGCGCCCTGCTGGCCCTGACTTGGCTGGCTTTCGGCCTTATGTCTCGCGGCAACGAGCTGGGTATGGCCCTTGCCATCGGCGTTACCAAGGCCCGCATCGGCTGGCAGCTGGCTCTCGAAACCCTGATGCTCACCCTGCCCGGCCTCGCCCTCGGCGTTGGTTTGGGTGCCCTCCTGTGCCCGCCTGCGGTTCGTTCCGCCACTTCCATAGCCGGCATTCGCCAGACGCCTACCAGCTCAATGTACTGGCAGATTGCAGGCATCGGCATCATGACGTGCGCAGTGCTTGCTCTAGCAGCCTCGCTCTACGCACTCACTTTCAAGTCCTCTCGCCTCTACGCTTCGGCCAGCCCCGATGCCGCAGCTAACAATAAGACGGTCGAGGCACAACCTCAATCAGAAGCAACTTCCCAGTCTGACGCTAAGGAGATGGCATGAGCAGCGACAAGAGCGCAATCAGCAAAGACAACGAGTCCGAAGTGGAGCCAGTTGAGGCGCAAGCTGAGAAAGAGCGCACCGAAAGTAGCGATGCCACCACTACCGACAAGGCAAGCCAGGGCGAGCCTAAGCCGGCAACCGACGAAGATACTGCCAATAAGGTGAGCACCGCCGAAGAAGCCGACGGGTCCGAAGAGCGCGAGGCGAAAACTGGCCCCGAGTTCAAGGTCGTTATTGAAGCTGAAAGCGCTGTGGTGGAGGGCGAGGCCGAAGCTGAGGAAGAGCGCATCACCATTCTGGAGCCCAGCGCCGAAGAGGCCGAAGTGCTGGTACCTAGCGGTTACCCGGTTTTGGAACTGCGCCATGTGAGCCTGAAGGAGGCCGGCAAGAACGCATCGGGCTACCTGCTCGACGATGTCAACTTTGACTTCCGCCTGCGTCGCACGCATTGCCTCCAAGCAGGCAGCTTCGAACGCTTATCGGCGCTTATGGCTCTTATGAGCGGCTTTATGGCCCCCAGCGAGGGCAGCGTACTCTTCCGCGGCACCGACATTCGCCAGCTGGAGGCTTGGGATTACCGCGGTCACCAGTTGGGAGTATTGTTCGCCCACGATGCCCTGCGCACCGATTTAAGCGCGATCGAGAACATTACATACACGATGGATGCCTCCGGGCGTACCTTCCTCAAAGCCAAAGACGTGATTGCCCGCGAGCTACTAGAGGAGATGAACTTCCCCCAGCGCCTTGAGCAGCGCCCGGTGCGCGAGCTCAGCCGCGTGGATTATGTGCGAGCTGCCATTGCCCGCGCGGTCTGCTGTGAGTGCGACGTACTGCTGGCCCAAGAGATTATGGATGGTTTGAGTGAGGAGGAGCGCGGCACCGTCTTCGCTCTGCTGACCAAAACCGCTAAGCGCCACGACTGCGCTGTCATCGTCGCTTGCATAGAAGCCACTGGCGAAGGCCCTTACGACGAGACCTACTCCTTGGACTAATGCAAGGCAGATAGTGGACTTTATCAAGTAATTTCCATGGCAAGAGGGTGGGCACCAATAAATTCAGTGCCCACCCTCTTGCCATGTTTACAAAGCCCATCAGCTACGCAAGTTGCTTCACAAAGCAAGAGCTATTGCCCCTACAACTCGCAACCAGCTACAGCCAAAACGAGCTCAGCGATTAGCCTCTACATGCTTGGCGAAAGCCTGCGCAAAGCCACGAATGAACTCAACCGAGCCCTCGGCTAAGTTGCCCTGCTCGTCGAAGCCAGTGGCACCATTGAAGTAGACTTCGGGCTGGCCCATGACCTTCATGTCAAGGAAGAGCGCGATGTTGCGCAGGGCGGCCTGAGCCTGAGTAGCGCCCAGAGCGCCTATGGAAGCACCGACGATGGCAGCAGGCTTGCCAGCAAAGGAAGACTGACCCCAAGGACGGGAAGCCCAATCGATGGCATTCTTAATAACGCCCGAGAAGGAGCGATTGTATTCAGGAGTCACAAACAAGACGCCGTCAGCACGCTCCACCAGCTGCTTGAGCTCACTTGCCTTGGCCGGGAAATCGCCGTCCAAATCCTGGTTGTAAAGGGGCAGGTTCATGTCGGCATACTCAAAGTTCACGCCCTCAGGAGCCAAAGACTCAATGCTCTCAGCCAGCTTGCGGTTAATGGAATCCGCGCGCAGGGATCCAACGAAAACGGCAATAGTAGTCATAGGTGTTCTCCTCTAATGAGTTGAGGCTGCGCAGGGCAGCTTTTCGGGTACCTGCCCCAGGGAGGGCGGCAGAGCGCACTTCGCGAGAGGTAGTATATTTACTCTATCTACACTGACAGCTACGACGCGCTTCATTGCGCCTACAGAACAATCCTCAGCACACTTGCACAACCAGGTAAAGCCTTATCTGTACAGTGTTTCTGGGTCTTGGCTAGCAAAAGGTGAAGTATGTCACGGAATTATTTGGCAACTCATGTCACAAGCGCCGAAAGTGCGACGGGGGCAGCCCGAGTTTGCCAAGTGGTCTCCCACGAACGATGGATAAGCTCCACTATTATTCACGAGCTCAACGCTCCTGCAAGCGCCCAGATTCAAGGCCCAACCTGGCTCATTCGCTCTGCTGACGGCCTGGCACCGGAGCCTGATTTAGAGGCTGCCGACGCTCTCTGGATAGCGCCCGGCTTGCTCATAGCCCACAATGCTTGGCTGCGCGCCCTAGGCCGAGAGCCTTTACACCTGCCGGCCCCCTCACCTCGCTGGCTGGCCAACCTGGCGGCGATAGCTCCTGAGCTGACCGGGCGGGCCGTGGTGACTGCTCAAGCCCACGAAATACGCTCTTGGGAGCACTTCCCCGCTGAGCTAGGAACCCAGTCCTC is a window encoding:
- a CDS encoding leucine-rich repeat protein encodes the protein MYSGDKRGTERGDATHGRYSSRFLRLAVALFVLVALSGSMIALGLGQMNSSAEDTGSAPAGASSPTSSADSSASPTPFPAPSGQPSASPGTSLSDHAKGIAQSSTAPGSLTAPSAQLGQDSFPAKPKMAPRGEAVPFGATIDSNPNCTVTNTVNGNDHTDYWTWTYNTRDNTAAIKAIANKPALYFNNACIKLPSKVVYNGTEYKVVTVDYGAMSYARDAELPSPNSIEQIDIPDTVTLVYAFAFLYTPIRHVHLSQNLETISYKAFGGSNMQDIDFSQSPNLKIIEESAFSVNQFKHLDLRPLEGHIQTLGAGAFRWNQITDLQLPATPLPITTPQTVNDLPDKDHNVNWKSAVAWQQPEEHLTPQESNPQPANPQITINQLFKRIEFGSSNLTNIPFTFHVHTADSDLPTSGVFRVSDMCEFTGDRASGTSSNCSTGHASDPIVFDTSSKTFTLKPSVKSFIFRWDYADANSNLLYHGQYIVRVQYKATMYCPTATNPSELCTWDDPSIVNPQVVQSGKQVVEPAKDPKKACNTDGYCYSFSRWTTDFAGTTDYSFSQPVSGPVKLYAQWEILMALPPAGEVPKVYWSSLALMTLAFSGGIGLCGRKAYSVLRAAPTRRPRA
- a CDS encoding ABC transporter permease; the protein is MFVLKNAWRAIARNKARNITFLIVCIAVTASGLVGLTIVRADDATRTTIYDTQRVDAIVTPKADGKGKGQSAKPLGWEQYSKYAQYLQLDSVQFNVYYYETAPATFSDIKAVGPDGSSLQLVGLSDASALAKGPYGSVKRTEGKDIDFSGNSSDTVLVSQALATANKLKVGSTLKMADAKDASKTTDMHVAGIYESKGKDASGAAANAVYTNFTAFSSGSFDQASNPGDKGHELKIVFQMQNPKDYEQFKKSFKRGGLNTKEYEISSPSLEAYNKSVQPLHDEVSRMKIALVVILIFGALLALTWLAFGLMSRGNELGMALAIGVTKARIGWQLALETLMLTLPGLALGVGLGALLCPPAVRSATSIAGIRQTPTSSMYWQIAGIGIMTCAVLALAASLYALTFKSSRLYASASPDAAANNKTVEAQPQSEATSQSDAKEMA
- a CDS encoding ATP-binding cassette domain-containing protein — its product is MSSDKSAISKDNESEVEPVEAQAEKERTESSDATTTDKASQGEPKPATDEDTANKVSTAEEADGSEEREAKTGPEFKVVIEAESAVVEGEAEAEEERITILEPSAEEAEVLVPSGYPVLELRHVSLKEAGKNASGYLLDDVNFDFRLRRTHCLQAGSFERLSALMALMSGFMAPSEGSVLFRGTDIRQLEAWDYRGHQLGVLFAHDALRTDLSAIENITYTMDASGRTFLKAKDVIARELLEEMNFPQRLEQRPVRELSRVDYVRAAIARAVCCECDVLLAQEIMDGLSEEERGTVFALLTKTAKRHDCAVIVACIEATGEGPYDETYSLD
- a CDS encoding NADPH-dependent FMN reductase, with product MTTIAVFVGSLRADSINRKLAESIESLAPEGVNFEYADMNLPLYNQDLDGDFPAKASELKQLVERADGVLFVTPEYNRSFSGVIKNAIDWASRPWGQSSFAGKPAAIVGASIGALGATQAQAALRNIALFLDMKVMGQPEVYFNGATGFDEQGNLAEGSVEFIRGFAQAFAKHVEANR